In Desulfoferula mesophila, the genomic window ACCTGCTCCTCGCTGTAGCCCAGCTCCAGGTACTCCGAACGCAGATCGTATGTCAGGCCGATAAGCATGGCCTAAAGTCCTTTGCCGTGCCCTAGCAGGCCGCCGTGCCCTAGTAGGCCACCGTGCCCTAGCAGGCCACCGTGCCCTAGCAGGCCTCCGTGCCCGGGCTGCCACCGCAGTCGGGATAGGTGTAGGTCCCGCCCGCGTAGTTGGTCAGCACTAGGTCATTGCCGTTTTTGCCCACCACCGCCTCGGGGTACAGGGCCACCTTGCCGCCGCCGCCGGGCGCGTCGATCACGAAGGTGGGCACCGCATATCCGCTGGTGTGGCCCCTGAGGCCCCTGATGATCTCCAGGCCCTTGCTCACCGGGGTGCGGAAGTGGGCCGAGCCGGTGATGGGGTCGCACTGGTACAGGTAGTAGGGGCGCACCCGCATTTTCAACAGCCCCTGCATGAGTGAACGCATGGTCTCCACCGAGTCGTTGACCCCGGTCAGGAGCACCGTCTGGCTGCCCAGGGGGATGCCCGCGTCGGCTAAGCGGGCGCAAGCCCGGGCCGTCTCGGGGGTCAACTCCGCCGGATGGGTGAAGTGCAGGCTCATGAACAACGGGTGGTAGCGTTTTAGCCGCTTGACTAGGTCGCCGGTTATGCGCTGGGGCAGCACCGCCGGGGTCTTGGTGCCCAGGCGCAGCACCTCCACATGGGGAATGCGCCGCAGGCGGCTGAGCAACCACTCCAGCCGGTCGTCGGCCATGGTCAGTGGGTCGCCGCCGGAGATCAAGACGTCGCGCACCGAGGGCGTGGCCTCGATGTAGGCGATGGCCCGCTCCATGGCCTCGCGACTGTGCACCGGGCCGTAGGTCTGGTGGCCCACCATGCGCGAGCGGGTGCAATAGCGGCAGTAGGCCGCGCAGAAGCCGGTGGCCAAAAACAGCACCCTGTCGGGGTAGCGGTGCACCAGCCCGGGCGCGGCCATGTCGTGGTCCTCGACAAGGGGGTCGCCGCTCTCGCCGGGGCCCACCACGCCTTCGAACCAGGTGGGCACCATGGTCCGTCGCAGGGGATCGGCCGAGTCGTCCGGATCCATGAGGGACAGATAATAGGGAGTGATGCTCAAAGGCAGCTTGCCGGGGCAGGCGCTAAAGGCCCGCTTTTCGACCGGGACCAGCTTCAGGTAATGGGACAATTCCGTCAGGCTGGTGACCCGGTTGCGCACCTGCCAGCGCCAGTCGTTCCACAGGCTAATAGACAGCCTGGGGAAGTGGCGGCGGCGGAAGGCCGTCGTGGAGCGCCCCACAGGGGACGTAACCTGCTCCAGGGCATAGGATTTGGCCGCCGGAACCGCTTGAAGGCGCAGACCGGTTTCATGCCAGCCTCGGTGGGGAGGCTCCAGTGCATGGGCGCTGGTTTCGCTGTTTTTCATACGCAGCCCTCTACTTTATAATTATGGTGACACTGCGGCGGAGAAAGCTCCGCCATTTCTGCCCTGCTTGGTTCAACCATTGGCAATATTTAAGGTTTTATAGATGGCATTCACCCACCCATACCCTAGCTGGCAATCAAGAGAATCCTGGCCATGGGTCCTCCTTTCCTTGTAGGTGTGAAGGGGACCGTACAAAACACTCGAAGCGTCGAACTAGTTGCCCAGTGAAAGATCACTTCTCAATGCTCGGTAGGCTTGCCTTGGCGAGGTTGGCCGAAGCTTGACCACAGGCGGCAAGTGGGAGCAAGCGGTGCCCGCTTTGTCTCTATTAAATTATCCCTTGGATTTCTGGAAACGCACAGATGAGATACAGTTTAAATAATGACTATATTAAATCATCATTATCAAAGCTCGGATAAGCGGGAGCTCAAGCTGACCTTATGTCCTAATATGCCAATTTTACGACGTATATTGTGCCTATAGGTGGCAACCGTGTCGCCTGATACATTCAACACCTCGGCGATCTCCTTGCTCGCCAAACCCTCTCGAATCATCATGGCCACCTGAATCTCTCTAGGCGTGAGGCGGAATTTGGGGGAGTTCAGCCGCTGGGCAAAAGAGGAGGTGATGTGTTTCAGTTGAGATATCAGCAGCCGCACCGCTCTTTGCTGGTTCTGCTCGAGCCCAGATTCCAGCAGCCCCTGCAGGCGGGGAACAAGGAGCCGGTGGGTCTGCTGGGTAATGGCGTTTTCCAGCTCTTCCCTGTCTTCTTCGCCCCGGCGCATCAAGACCCGCAAGGCGGTGTTGGCCTCTTCCAATTCCAGGGTTTTGAATTCCAATTCAGTCTTCTGCTCATGCAACTCCGCCGCCGCCTGTTTGCGCTTTTCCAGCCCATCCCGCAGGGCTTTGTTGGCCTGGGACAGTTCCAGGGTTCTCCTGTGCACCTCAGCTTCCAGGTTGTCGCGCGAGTCGTGCAAGGCCCGCTCATACATCTTGCGCTCGGTGATGTCACGGCCCACTACCCAGACACCGGCAACTTTGCCAAAATCAAATTCCGGCTCCAAGATGAAATAGAAAATCAAGTAGTCGCCAGTGCTGGATAGAATCCTTGCTTCCTCGGCTATACCTCCTTTTCCAGCCAGGGCGTTATGTATTACCTTCTTGGCCATACCCAGGTCGTGGGGGTGAAGCAAGTCCCAAAAATTGCGCCCCAACCAATCATCTCTAGTGAAGCCGGTGATTTTCTCAAAAGCCGGGTTAAGAGAGGCAATGGCCCCATCAGGCAAAAGGGTAAAGATCGCGTCCGGCATAGTCTCTATAAGGCGGCGATAACGCCCTTGGCTCTGGCTTAGTTGGTTTTCCGCCCGCTTGCGCTCGGTTACATCGACGACGGCCATTCTGATTTGCAGGGGTAGGTCATAATTAACCAGTTTTGGCGCGCTCTCCACCTGGGCGTGGAATAGGGAACCGTCTTGCCGAATCATTTCGATGGCAAGGGTCTGCTTGCCGCTGTCTCCAGTCCTTGACTTCAGGAGATCAAGCAAAGCCTTGTGATAGTCTCGGGCTACGAAAAGATAGAGGCTTCGCCCCACCAGGTTGCCGCGCGGCAGGGCCAGCATGTTGGCTATGGTCAGGTTGGCTTGAAGGATTATTCCCCTGGCATCAGTGCTAAGGTAGCCCACCGGGGCCTGATCATAAAGATCGAAATATTGGTCCCGCGAATCCTCAAGCTCATTTTGGGTGCGGCGTAACTCCTCGTTCTGGATCTCCAGCTCTATCTGATGGACTCGTAGCTCCTGAAGGATAGAGGGAAAGTTTTCCGATCTCAGTTCGGAGTCGTCAGAAGGGCTTACTTGCAAGCGCTCCTTAGCGATCCGACGCAATTCTTGCGATTCGGTTGGGTCCCGGGTGGGCTTTTTCATGGTTGACTCCGCACCGTCCCTCTCTTTTGCTAACTATTTACACTATCATTATGCTTGAAGGCCGCCGTCCAGGTCATCGGCGCAAACCGGATACTGCGCTAGGTTCGGTAATTTCGAATGTAAGGAAGGTGTGGCAAGCTACAGGTCGGGTGGCCAACTTAAAGTGCAAGTAATGCTAAGAAAGGTGCACCGCCTGGGTCCCTCTGCTCCGATTACCTTGTAATACCTCCATTAATTTTCAGTCACGTAACTCCTTGTACAGCACCTCCTGTGGTAGGTTTCGCGGGGCTAAATACCAGACCTCTTGGCCGGGCCTAGCTTGTGGTGAACCCCATATAGGTTAAGTCCAGTTAATAGCGCCTGCGGCCTCCTCCTTCTACCTGGCACTTTACCCTCTTAAAGAGGCAACCTAGCAAGTGGATATCTTGATTGATGGCCCCATTAGGGCGCATCTTAAAAAACGGTAACAACGATCACCCGAGGAGAAAAATAGCTAATGACCCATAAGGACACACAGAGTGATCATCAACCAGCCCTCCTGGAGCGGGCCCTTGAGATCGCCGTCCAAGCCCACCTGGGCCAACGCGACAAGGCCGGCGCGCCATACCTGTTTCATCCGGTGAAGCTCGCGTTACAGGCTGAATCGGAAGAGGCCATGATCGTGGCCCTGCTCCATGACGTGGTTGAGGACGCTGATGAGGAGTGGAGCTTTGAGGACCTTAGGGAAGAGGGCTTTACTCCAACGGTCGTGGAGGCCCTGAGGTGCCTCACCAAGGCGGATGACGAACACGGAACCGACGCTGGCTATGCAAAGTTCATCCAGCGGATCAAAGGCAACAAGCTGGCCCGGCGGGTCAAGCTGCTCGACCTGGCGGACAACATGAATTTGCTCAGGCTTGAGACCCTGAGCGAGAAGGACTTGTCGCGTCAGGCCAAATATCATCGAGCCTGGCAGGAGCTTCAAGGGGATTAACCACTAACAGCGCGGCTAGGCGTAGCTGGCCGAAAACCGGGCTCCCGCGCCCGGCCGCCGCGCTCACTCTACAACCGCGGGCACCTTGCGGGAGGTGATCATGGCCAAAGGAAAAAGATCGGGATTTGTGCGCGGGGCCCATCAAGATGAGGAAGAGCGCATCAAGGCGACCTTGGACTGCTTCGAGGCAAGAGGGATTACCCTGGCACCCGATACGGAAAATAAATTTATAATCTGCCTTGAAAGATATTTTTGGGAACGTCATTTTGAGGGCGATCGCCCAAGTCTGGACCAGGTCAAAAAGCAACTCCGTAGGGCGCGCAAAGCCGCTGTTGAATTTCGGGAAGCGCTTGACGGCCTGGATCAGTGGACGTTTTCCGCAGTCAAACGGTTGCAGGTGGTAGACACCTCTGATCGCGACCGCAAGGGGCAAACGATCATAGAAAATCTGGTGTCGCGAGGTGGCCTGAAGAGGGGCCGCCCTGGCAAAAAACCCACCGGCGTTTACCGCCACACGACCGAGGACGAGTGTAGCCAGCTATCCAGCAGGCACCCAGGGCTGATCAAAAAGGACGGGCGGATACACTTGGAGGCCGCGGCCAAGTCACATGAAATGCACCCCCGAGAATTCCTTGCCCTGCTGTTAGAGACCCGCCCCCTGGAAGGTGGGCCGATGCTTCTTTGGGGTGAGGAAGATTTTAGGATTATCTCCCAGCTCCTGGGGAGACACCATGCAGATGTTTGGGCTACAGCAACGTCCATTGCCCTTGAGCAACTACCTGCACGGGGTAAGACCCGCAGGCCGAGGACCGAGAGGAACTTAATTTTATGTATTGCTGATGCTTGGTTTGCCTCCAAGGGGACAAAGCCGACAGCGGCGCATGAAGCCCCCCACGGGCCCTTTACCTCGCTTTGCCAAAACGTCTTTTTGGTTGTTGGCGCGAGTCCAATTCAAAGTGATACCGCCTTAGCACTATCCATTAGCCGAGCCCTAAAAGATTGGGCCCCACCTTCAGGCCACCAAACAGGATCACATTAGGCGCGCCTAACCGGTGTAATAAGATCCTACCTAGCAGCACCTACCGACCTGTAGCGTTACCTCCAGGTGATCAAATTTTTCTGGGAGTACGTTATGTCGCAGTTCAGCCGGCTTTTAACCACCAAGGCCCTCGCGGATCGCTGGGGCGTCAGCAACCGAAGCTTAGAGGGGCGGCGGCTCCGTGGTGAAGGCCCTCCTTTCGTTAAAATTGGGGCTTCCGTCCGGTATCGCCTAGAAGACGTTGAGGCGTGGTTGGTAGCTCAGACCCGGCAGAGCACCTCGGACCAGGGGCCCGACCAGGACGCCGCGTAGGCCGCCCCATGGGTAATAGCGATATTCGCCTGCAGCTCAGCTTCCGGCACCACCCCAAGATCAAGAAGCTGGAGCGCCGCCTGGGCAAGCCCGCCGTCCTTGGCTTGGTCTACCTGTTTATGCACACCGCGGAGAACAAACCAGACGGCCAGCTCACCGGCATGAGTGCCGAGGACGTGGCGCTCGCCGCCGATTGGGAACGCGAGCCCGAGGAGTTTATGGGAGCCCTGGTCGAGCTGCGGATCCTGGAGGGAGAGCCCGGTAATTATTCCATCCACGATTGGGCGGAGCATCAACCCTGGGTCGCCGGGGCGCCCGAGCGGTCTGCTAAGGCCAAAAAGGCGGCCCAGGTACGCTGGGACAAGTCCAAAGAGACCCCGCCCGATGCTCGGAGCATGCTACCAGCATGCGGCGAGCATGCTAACAAGATGCGGGTAGCATCGTTTAGCAATGCCCCATCTCCATCTCCATCTCCATCTCCATCTCCATCTCCAACTCCCTCCCAACAATATAAGTCAGGTTTGCTTGATGAGGAGTTCAAGCAGTTCTGGAAAGCCTGCCCCCATGAGATGCGCCGATCTGCCTCCAAGGCAAAAGCCAAAGAGTCCTACGTCAAGGCCCGCACCGGGAAGCTGAAGGAACAAAAGGGTCAACCAGCTACCCATCAGGCCATCGCGGACGGCCTCGGCAAGGCCAAGGCCCTATGGGCCATGCGTGGATCCGTTGATGAGTTCATTCCCAACCCGCCTATGGCCACCACCTGGTTAAACCGGCTCGGGTGGGAGGACGATTATCGGCTCAAGGAGCCCCCGCCGCCGGAGGTTTTAGCGAAAGCCAAGGACAACCCCTACCTAGCCTTGGCCGCGGGGGGCGGCGATGAGTAGGGCAAGCCAGCCGCCTCAAGATCTGGCCGCGGAGCGGGGCGTCCTGGGCGGGATTCTGATCCACGGCGATGAGGTCCTGGCCCAGGTGGCCGACCAGCTCAAGCCCGGCGACTTATACGACCGCCGCCATGGCTTCATCTACGAGGCCATGCTGGCACTGTATGAGCGCAACCAGCCGGTGGACGAGATCACCCTCACCTCCCGCTTAGCCGACGAGGGCCGCCTGGAGGCGGTGGGAGGACCGGCCTACCTCGCGGAGCTGGCCGACATCATGCTGGCCCCGGCCCATGTGGAGCACTACGCGGCCCAGGTCCGGGAGAAGGCCGAGGCCCGGGCCTTCATCGCGGCGGCCTACAAGGGCATAGAGCTTGTCCAGAAGGCCAACGGCGACCTGTCGGAGGTCCTGGAGCAGGCCGAGGCGGGGATATTCGCCGCCAACAAGCGCGGATCCGCCGGCGGACCTGCACCCCTCGGCCAGGGGCTCAAGGCCCTTTTGGAGGAGATGGGGACGCGAAAAAAGCCCGGAATCCCAACCGGCTTTCCCTCCCTTGATCGGCTAACCCTGGGCCTGCACCCTGGGGACCTGGCCGTGGTCGCCGGGCGCCCGGGCATGGGCAAAAGCGCCTTTGCCGTCCAGGTAGCCCGCAACATCGCCGCCGACGGCATGCCGGTGGTGGTGTTCAGCCTCGAAATGAGCAGGGAGCAGCTGCAACAGCGGCTTTTGGCCGGCGAGGCTGGTGTGGCTTTCCAGAAAATCCGGGCCCAACAGCTGTATGGGGAGCATTGGTCTTTGATCACCAAGGCGGCCGAGGTCCTGCACGCCTTGCCCCTGCTCATAGACGATTCCCCGGCCTTGAGCGTTCTACAGATCAGGTCCAGGGCCCGCAGGGTGGCCGCTAAGGGCCGGCTGGGCCTGGTGGTGGTGGACTATCTGCAGCTCGCCCGGGCCCCCAAAGCTAAGGAAGCCAAACGCGAGGAGGAAGTGGCCGAGGTGTCCCGTTCCCTCAAGGCCCTGGCCAAGGAGCTTCATTGCCCGGTCATGGCCCTCAGCCAACTCAACCGAAAGGTGGAGGAGCGGAGCGACAAGGATAAGCGACCAAGGCTCAGCGACCTGCGGGAATCGGGGGCCATCGAGCAGGACGCGGACCTCATCGCCTTCATCTACCGGCCCGGGGTTTACACCAAGGACAAGAGCGACCAGTCGGCGGAGATCATCGTGGAGAAGCAGCGGAACGGGCCGACAGACACCGCTCACCTGCTTTTTGAGGGGCCTTACGTCCGCTTTACGGAGGGATCTCATGGATGACAAGCAGGCGCGGTTGAGGGAGCTCCGGGACCAAGCCCGCATGTACTACAGGGCGACCCTCAAGGGTTTATGGAGCCTCGATTTTACCATTACGGAACACTTAGCGTGGATAGAGCAGGAAATGGCCATGGTCGAGGCCAAGGGCTAAGGCTCGCTGTTCCCTCCACATGGTGGGGCCTAGATACATGCCGCCCGTGATCAGCATCGACAGCCGCGAGCGGCGGCAAGAGATTCGCCACCATGGAAAGGAGTGCTTGATTTGTCCCTGACCGCCAAGCAAAAGGTTTTCATCCAGGAGTATCTCCAAGATCTGAACGCCACCCAGGCCGCCATCAGGGCCGGGTACAGCCCTAAAACGGCCAAGGAGATCGGCGCGGAGAACCTAACAAAACCTCACGTCGCGGCGGCGATTAAGAAGGCCGTGGACGAGCGAGCCGAAAAGCTGGAGATCAGCGCGGAGCAGGTGGTGACCGACCTGGCAAAGGTGGCGTTCGCCAAGATGGACGATTACTGCACCTGGGGGCCCGATGGTGTCCGGTTGCATCCCTCCCAGGCCCTGCCCGGGGGCGCCAGCGTCGCGGTGATCAAGGTCAAGGAGCGGCGGGTGGTCACCGGCGGAGAGAACCCCACCGAGACGGTCACCACCGAGTTCCAACTGTGCGACAAGCTCCGGGCATTGGAGCTGTTGGGCAAGCACATTGGCATGTTCAAGGACGGCCCGCCGGTGGTCCAGGTCAGCCTGGCCGAGGTCCTGGACATGCTGGACGGCAATAAAAGCTCTGTGGCCGCCTGAGCGCCTCCAAGCCGGGCTTTTGGGTTATAATGGGGATAGGAACCATGCCGCTATTTTTGGAGCTCGGCCCCGAGGATGAAAGATTTGTAGAGTCTGAGGGCGCCGCTTTCATTTTGACCAAGGACTTGAGAGCGTTCAGGCTGGAGGGGGATAAAAGGTTCCCCACCATGATAATCTGGAGCAAGTCCCCTTGGGCCCATCGACTACGGGTGCGGGACATCAACCCGAACCCGTCTCTCCGCAAGGTAATGTTTCATGCACCGGCAAGAACGTGAAATCACCGACCGCAGCGAAATTGACGCCATCCTTGAACGCGGCGAGGTGTGCCGCATCGCCCTGGCGGACGACAACGTCCCCTACCTCGTGACCATGAACTACGGCTACCGCCACGGGGATCGGGCCGCCCTGTTTTTGCACAGCGCGCCCCAGGGCAAGAAGCTGGACATCATCCGGCGCAACAACCTGGCCTGCTTTTAGGTGAGCCTGGATCACCAAATGATCGAGACCCAGGTACGCTGCAACTGCGGCATGAAATACAAGAGCGTGGTGGGAATGGGCCGCATAAGCCTGCTCACGGACTATGACGAAAAGATAGAGGGGCTCAACTGCCTGGTGCGCCACTACCACGGGCAAGACCGGCCGCGTTACACCCCGGCCTACGTGAACGCCACCGTCGTGCTCCGGTTGGATATAGAGGAGCTGACAGGGAAAAAGTGCGAGGGGCCGTCCCAGCCGGACCCCAATCTTCCGGTGGGGTAAACCGCGTTTAAATTTCTAGGGCAGCTTCTTTTCAACACCGCCAGGGCACAAAACAGGCCGAAATTGATCCCGTTGCTTCCCCCATGCTTCCCCGAAAAAAGCCTACTACTGCAACATGCTTAATTTAAAGTTGTTTTTTTGATGGGATCGGTGATTTACCATCTCCCACGACCGGGGCGTGCATGGCGTGGCCGGTCTTCTGGCTCGTGGATCGCCCTACTCCCCGCACCTTCCCGGCCCGCGCTCCTCCCCGGAGGCCGGCCAGTGGCTCATCGCGGGTTTGGTCCCCACTCACAGCGGCGGGTCCGCGCCGGATTCTCACCGGCTTCCCATGCTCCCGAGGGAGCGCCACACCACATGGCTTGTGCCTGGTGTTTATCATCGCCGGGCGCGGCGGTCAAGGTTTGGCTTACGGTTGCCATTGACCCGGAGCGGCAAAACAGGCTATCCCAAGAACAGGCGAACAAATCCGGCCCGAGAGGACCGCAAGCATGGAGAGGCGCATGGACTTCAACACAGAGGTGGCCCTGGTCACCGGAGCGGGGCGGGGCATCGGCCTGGCCGTGGCCGAAAAGCTGGGCAACCTGGGGGCGGCGGTGGTGCTGGCCGACCAGGACCTGACCGGCGCCGAGGCCGGGGCCCTGGCCATAGAGGGCGCGGGCGGCCGGGCCACGGCTCTGGCCATGGACGTGCGCCGGGCCGAGGACTGGCAAGAGGTGGTGGCCGAGGCGGTGCGCCGCTACGGCCCGCTCAGCGTGCTGGTGAACAACGCGGGCTTCGACCGCCCCGGCGGGGTGGCCAAGCTGGACCGGTGCGATTTCGAGGCGGTGCTGGAGGTGCACCTCACCTCTTGTCTGCTGGGCATGCAGACGGTGCTGCCGGTGTTCGCCCAGGCCGGGCAAGGAGCCATCGTCAACGTGTCCAGCGTGTATGCCAAGATCGGCGGCCAGGGCGAGGCTGCCTACAGCGCGGCCAAGGCGGGCATGGTGGGGCTCACCAAGTCGGCGGCCCGGGAGATGGCCCGCCAGGGGGTGCGGGTCAACTGCGTGTTGCCCGGCCTCACCAACACCCCGGCCATTCGCGCCATGATGTCCGAGAAGATCAAGGCCAAGCTCTTGGCCGAGACCCCGCTGAGGCGTATGGCCCAGCCTGGCGAAATCGCCAACGTCATCGCCTTTTTGGCCTCCAGCGAGGCCAGCTTTGTTACCGGCGCGGCGTGGGAGGTGTCGGGCGGCTGGAACATGTAGCTAGGCGGCTTCGCCAGAAACCAGCATACTGCGTTGCCGACGTCGCGTCTGCCTCGGCGTAGGTTACCTACGCCTGCGGCACCCGCGTCGCCGGGCGCCTTGTCTGCTGGCCCCTGGCTGTGCCGCTACACGCTTTTATTTTGAAAAATTTATCGAAAAAGATTTATTTCTGCGGGACGGTGCCGAAGAGCAGGGTCACGTGCAGGCCGCCGAAGGGCGCGGTGATGGCGGTGGTCTCGCTTAGGCCCAGGGCCTCGGCCCACTCCGGTCGGTAGAGCACCACCCCGCAGCGCCAACCGCCATAGGCCTGGGTCAGGCGCTGCCCGATGCGCCGGGCCAAATCCTGGGCCTGGCGCACGCTGCCCAGGCGCTTGCCATAGGGCGGATTCATGACCAACAGCCCCGGCCCGGCGGGCGGCGCGGCGGTGAAGAAGTCCCCCGCCTCCAAATCGACCCCCTGCCCCACCCCGGCCAGCTCGGCGTTACCCTGGGCCAGGGCCACGGCCTCGCGGTTGCTGTCGCGGCCTAGAATAGGCGCGGCCGGGGCGGCCAGGGCCTGCTCCAGGGTGTGGCGCTTCAGATAATTCCAGGCCGCCTCCCGGTGGCAGGGCCAGGACTCGAAGGCAAAGGAGCGGCCCCGCCCCGGCGGCAGGCCACGGGACAGGGACGCGGCCTCGATGACCAGGGTGCCGCTGCCGCACATGGGGTCCAGCAGGGGCTCTCTGCCGTCGTAGCCGCAGAGCATTAGCAGCGCGGCGGCCAGGTCTTCGCGCAAGGGGGCCAAGCCGCCCTGAGCCCGCCAGCCCCGCTTGTGCAAGTGGGCCCCGCTCATGTCCAGGCTGATGGACGCCCGCCGGTCGTTGCCCCGCACCTGCAGGCGCTGGGCGTTCTCGTCGCCCGGCTCGGAGGGCACCGGGGGAGCCAGGCCTACCTCGCGCAGGCGCTGGGCCGCGGCCCGGCCCACCACCTCGGCGATGCGCCCGGTGTGCTTGAGGTTGCTCCCCTTGAGCGCCACCTGGATGTTGAGCGGCGCGCCGGGGGCCAGGAACACCTCCCAAGGCACCGCCTCGGCCTGGCGCGTCAGGTCTTCCCAGAGCCGCACCCTAAAGTCCTTGAGGCGCAACCACACCCGGCCGGCGGTGCGCAACCACAGATTGGCGGCCACGGCCAGCTCCAGCTTGGCGCTGAAGTTGACCCCGCCGGTCTCGGGCTGCACCTCGCCCGCGCCCAGGGCGGTGAGCTCGGCGGCGCAAAGGGCCTCCAGCCCCGGCGCGGTCACCGCGAAAAAGCGGTGTTCCGGGAACCAGGCCTGGCGTTTGATGCGGCGTTCTAGATTTACGTTTGACATGGCCGAGGTTTACCACGGCATGGGCTTGGCTACCAACCCATTGTGCGGCCTAAGGCAGGCATCCGCCCCGAGGCGGCACAGACTGGAGGGCGTGGACAAGGCGAACGGCGAGGGGGCCCGCAGCCGTAGCGTTACCTACGTCGAGGAGCACCCAAAGCCGTCCAGCAAAACCCCCGGCTTCCAGGCTGCGCCGCTACACCATGGAGTCGGCCAGCTCGTTGAGCACCTCGTCGGCGTTGTGCCCCGAAGCCTCGATGCGGGCCAGGTTGGACTCCAAATCGCTCCTGAGGCCCATACGGTCGATGTCCCGGGGCTCCCGGCAGCGGCCCATGCGGCGGCAGATGCGATACAGCAGGCGCTCATGATCCGGCAGGGCCAGATAATCGTCCAGGATGGCCAGCATCTTGGGCTTGTCCTCGGGCAGCTTGCCGCCTACCGTCTCGATGAGGTTCATCATGTGGTCGCTGGTGATGGTGGAGGTTATGCCCTCCAGGGTGGCGATGAACAGGCGAATCTCCTCGGCCGTCTCGTCGTCGCTTAGCTTGACGAAATCACCGGCCACCAGGTCCTTGTGCAGTTCGATACGCTCGGGCACCCTTAGGGTGCGCAGGCGGATGAAGTCGGGGTTGATCTGGTTGAGCACCTCGGCGGTGGCGACGGCGTGCTCGCGCCACCATTTACGCCCGCCCAGGCCGGGCATCACGTACTCGCTCAGCTCCATGCCCGCGGCCTTGATGTTTTGCCCGCCCTTGATCTGCTTGGCCGCGGTGACCCCCTTGTTCATGAACTTGAGCAGCGGATCGTAGCCGGTCTCCAGGCCGACGTGCACCCGGTCCAACCCGGCCTTGCGCAGCATGGTCAGTTCCTCCACGCTGCGCTGGGCGGCGGTGGAGGAGCGGGCGTAGGTGGTGACCCGCTTGGCCTCGGGCAGCTTTTCCCGCAGATAGCGCAGGGCCTCGGCCAGCACCTCGGGTTTCATCACCAGGTTGTTGGCGTCCTGCAAGAACACGTTGCCCGTGCCGTAGTAGAGCCAGCCGGCCACGTTGCGGAAGGCGTCGCTGACCGTGGGGGTGGAGAACACCCGGTTCACCACCTCGGCGCTGACGTCTCCGCCATGGCCCATGGCCTTGGACAGCGCCAGAATCTCCCGGCGCATC contains:
- a CDS encoding radical SAM protein; translated protein: MTALPALDPTLTFEQGPIRPPSEARSLLLRFTRNCPWNKCKFCPVYKRRTFSRRSLEEIKADIDAAAEMRREILALSKAMGHGGDVSAEVVNRVFSTPTVSDAFRNVAGWLYYGTGNVFLQDANNLVMKPEVLAEALRYLREKLPEAKRVTTYARSSTAAQRSVEELTMLRKAGLDRVHVGLETGYDPLLKFMNKGVTAAKQIKGGQNIKAAGMELSEYVMPGLGGRKWWREHAVATAEVLNQINPDFIRLRTLRVPERIELHKDLVAGDFVKLSDDETAEEIRLFIATLEGITSTITSDHMMNLIETVGGKLPEDKPKMLAILDDYLALPDHERLLYRICRRMGRCREPRDIDRMGLRSDLESNLARIEASGHNADEVLNELADSMV